From the genome of Variovorax sp. RA8, one region includes:
- a CDS encoding DUF4268 domain-containing protein: MTTPLGKLERINLREAWKHEATEFTPWLAHEDNLDLLAKTLGLVELELVGTEHWVGDFKLDVLCSDDEGQVIIENQLEKTNHSHLGQILTYAAGVGARKVIWLAESFRAEHVAALDFLNQHTTEELNFFAVEVELWRIGDSPMAPSFNVLVKPNDWTKTSRESAKAATTTTPTKQRQLKFWTEWAAWLQAKSSTLRTQKPLPQHWTNMALGRAGLHLAATVNSKESRLGMEVYIGHANSKSMFKQLQAQQASIEEALNVKLQWNELPDGHACRILHVRLDSPLEEESQWPAYFAWLEDAALRMSTVFRPLVKALT; this comes from the coding sequence ATGACTACTCCGCTCGGAAAACTCGAACGCATCAACCTGCGCGAAGCCTGGAAGCACGAAGCCACCGAGTTCACGCCGTGGCTGGCCCATGAAGACAATCTGGACCTCCTGGCCAAGACACTCGGCCTGGTCGAGCTGGAACTGGTCGGCACGGAGCATTGGGTCGGCGACTTCAAGCTCGATGTCCTGTGCTCGGACGACGAAGGTCAGGTCATCATCGAGAACCAGCTGGAGAAGACCAACCACTCCCACCTCGGCCAAATCCTCACCTACGCCGCTGGCGTCGGCGCGCGCAAGGTCATTTGGCTGGCGGAGTCCTTTCGCGCGGAGCATGTGGCGGCACTGGACTTCTTGAATCAGCACACCACCGAGGAGTTGAACTTCTTTGCCGTCGAGGTGGAGCTCTGGCGCATTGGCGATTCGCCCATGGCACCCAGCTTCAATGTACTGGTCAAGCCCAACGACTGGACCAAGACCAGCCGCGAGAGCGCCAAGGCAGCTACCACCACCACACCGACCAAGCAGCGGCAATTGAAGTTCTGGACGGAATGGGCAGCCTGGCTGCAGGCCAAAAGCTCGACGCTGCGGACACAGAAGCCGCTGCCCCAGCATTGGACCAACATGGCGCTCGGGCGTGCGGGCCTGCACTTGGCGGCGACCGTGAACTCCAAAGAGAGCCGCTTGGGCATGGAGGTCTATATCGGCCATGCAAACTCAAAATCGATGTTCAAGCAGCTCCAAGCCCAGCAGGCGAGCATCGAAGAGGCCTTGAATGTCAAGCTGCAGTGGAACGAACTGCCGGACGGTCATGCCTGCCGCATCCTGCACGTCCGCCTGGATTCACCGCTGGAAGAGGAGTCGCAATGGCCGGCCTACTTCGCTTGGCTGGAAGACGCGGCGCTGCGCATGTCCACCGTCTTTCGGCCTTTGGTCAAAGCGCTGACCTGA
- a CDS encoding restriction endonuclease subunit S, which translates to MGDYFLQKDDVVLAMDRPWIAAGLKFAYIRESDMPSLLVQRVARLRARRHLDARYLRYVIGGAAFTDYVLGVQTGTAVPHISRQQILTFRFPLPPLNIQREVGALLGCLDDRIHLLRQTNATLESIAQALFKSWFIDFDPVRAKAEGREPEGLNPATAALFPGEFEESALGLIPRGWEARSLDSFARYLNGLALQKFPAEGDDDYLPVIKIAQLRAGNIVGADRASARLKPEYVVRDGDVLFSWSGSLEVEFWCGGDGALNQHLFKVTSDEVPKWFYYLATRHFLPNFREIAAHKATTMGHIQRKHLTEAKIALPPASVMCELGRHAASLLERRVTNSLQARELANLRDTLLPRLISGKLRLPEAQEQLEDALA; encoded by the coding sequence TTGGGCGACTATTTCCTTCAGAAGGACGATGTCGTGCTCGCAATGGACCGCCCCTGGATTGCCGCTGGGCTCAAATTTGCGTACATCCGTGAATCTGACATGCCAAGCCTTCTCGTCCAGCGGGTTGCCAGACTTCGTGCTCGCAGGCATCTAGACGCACGGTACCTTCGATACGTCATAGGTGGCGCAGCTTTTACCGACTATGTCTTGGGAGTCCAAACCGGCACCGCCGTTCCGCATATCAGCAGACAACAAATTCTGACCTTCAGGTTTCCGCTGCCGCCATTAAATATTCAAAGAGAAGTGGGTGCCCTGCTTGGCTGCCTCGACGACCGGATACACCTCCTGCGCCAAACCAACGCTACGCTCGAATCCATTGCCCAAGCGCTGTTCAAGAGTTGGTTCATCGACTTCGACCCGGTGCGCGCCAAAGCCGAGGGCCGCGAGCCCGAGGGCTTGAACCCTGCGACCGCGGCGCTGTTTCCCGGTGAGTTCGAGGAATCTGCGCTGGGGTTGATACCGAGGGGCTGGGAGGCACGCTCGCTGGATTCCTTCGCAAGGTACCTGAACGGCTTGGCACTTCAGAAGTTTCCAGCAGAGGGCGACGACGACTACCTCCCAGTCATCAAGATTGCCCAGCTTCGAGCTGGCAATATCGTAGGAGCCGACCGGGCAAGCGCCCGATTGAAGCCTGAGTACGTCGTTCGAGATGGGGACGTGCTGTTCTCGTGGTCAGGTTCACTGGAAGTCGAGTTCTGGTGCGGAGGTGACGGGGCCCTGAATCAACACCTGTTCAAAGTGACCTCGGACGAAGTTCCGAAGTGGTTCTACTACTTGGCCACTCGTCACTTCCTGCCGAACTTTCGGGAGATTGCGGCTCACAAGGCAACGACCATGGGCCATATTCAACGCAAGCATCTGACGGAAGCGAAGATTGCGCTGCCACCGGCGTCTGTGATGTGCGAGCTCGGACGGCACGCCGCGTCGTTGTTGGAGCGGCGCGTTACGAACTCTCTTCAGGCGCGCGAGCTTGCGAACCTTCGCGACACCCTGCTCCCCCGCCTCATCTCCGGCAAGCTCCGCCTGCCCGAGGCACAAGAACAACTCGAGGACGCCCTGGCATGA
- a CDS encoding class I SAM-dependent DNA methyltransferase: MNQDLKKTLWAAADKLRSSMDAAEYKHIVLGLIFLKYISDAFDQRREALKAALVDESSEFHLPDVDDHIEALEERDYYTMANVFWVPTQARWESIRALAKQADIGVRIDAALEAIEADNPRLKGILDKRFGRTQLEPGRLGELVDLVSTIGFGEGHNAKDLLGEVYEYFLGQFASAEGKKGGQFYTPASVVKVLVEVLAPHQGRVYDPACGSGGMFVQSEKFIEAHGGKADDISIYGQEANPTTWRLVAMNLAIRGFAADLGKEPADTFHRDQHPDLRADYVLANPPFNISDWGGERLLEDRRWAYGTPPAGNANYAWLQHILHHLSPRGQAGVVLANGSMSSNQNNEGAIRKAMVEADVVDVMVALPPQLFFNTQIPACLWFLAKDKSGVAVPGGRKYRDRRSEVLFIDARKLGRMATRVNRVFDDEDVARIAATVHRWRADGEDGTREPYTDVPGFCRAVSLAEIAEHGHVLTPGRYVGAETVVDDDEAFDEKMERMAALLAEQMAKGAELDSMIREKLGGLGYAV, encoded by the coding sequence ATGAACCAGGACCTCAAGAAGACCCTCTGGGCCGCCGCGGACAAACTCCGCTCCTCCATGGACGCTGCGGAGTACAAGCACATCGTCCTCGGTCTCATCTTCCTCAAGTACATCTCCGATGCCTTCGACCAGCGTCGTGAAGCGCTCAAGGCAGCCCTCGTCGACGAAAGCTCCGAGTTCCATCTTCCAGATGTGGACGACCACATCGAAGCCCTGGAAGAGCGCGACTACTACACCATGGCCAATGTGTTCTGGGTGCCCACCCAGGCCCGCTGGGAAAGCATCCGCGCCCTGGCCAAGCAGGCTGATATCGGCGTGCGCATCGACGCGGCACTGGAAGCCATCGAAGCCGACAACCCGCGCTTGAAAGGCATCCTCGACAAGCGCTTCGGCCGCACCCAGCTGGAGCCTGGCCGCCTGGGCGAGCTGGTCGACCTAGTCTCGACCATCGGCTTCGGTGAGGGTCACAATGCCAAGGACCTGCTCGGCGAGGTCTACGAATACTTCCTAGGCCAGTTTGCCAGCGCCGAAGGCAAGAAGGGAGGCCAGTTCTACACGCCGGCCTCCGTCGTGAAGGTGCTGGTTGAAGTACTTGCGCCGCATCAGGGCCGCGTCTACGACCCGGCCTGCGGCTCTGGCGGCATGTTCGTGCAGAGTGAGAAGTTTATTGAGGCGCACGGTGGCAAGGCCGACGACATCAGCATCTACGGCCAAGAGGCCAACCCTACCACTTGGCGTCTGGTGGCTATGAACCTCGCCATCCGTGGCTTCGCCGCCGACCTCGGCAAGGAGCCAGCCGACACCTTCCACCGCGACCAGCATCCTGACTTGCGTGCTGACTACGTGCTGGCCAACCCACCCTTTAACATCAGTGACTGGGGAGGCGAGCGCCTGCTTGAGGACCGACGCTGGGCCTACGGCACGCCGCCAGCCGGCAATGCCAACTACGCGTGGCTGCAGCACATCCTGCACCACCTGAGCCCGCGCGGCCAAGCCGGCGTAGTGCTGGCCAACGGCAGCATGAGCAGCAACCAGAACAACGAGGGCGCCATCCGCAAGGCAATGGTGGAGGCCGACGTGGTGGACGTGATGGTGGCACTGCCGCCGCAGCTCTTCTTCAACACGCAGATTCCGGCCTGCCTGTGGTTCCTGGCGAAGGACAAGAGCGGTGTAGCGGTGCCCGGCGGCAGGAAGTACCGAGACCGGCGTAGCGAAGTGCTGTTTATCGACGCTCGGAAGCTCGGCCGGATGGCCACACGCGTGAACCGCGTATTCGACGACGAGGACGTGGCGCGCATTGCCGCCACAGTGCACCGCTGGCGCGCCGATGGCGAAGATGGAACCCGTGAGCCTTACACCGACGTGCCCGGGTTTTGTCGCGCTGTGAGCTTGGCCGAGATTGCCGAACACGGCCACGTGCTAACGCCCGGACGCTACGTCGGTGCCGAAACAGTCGTCGACGACGACGAGGCGTTCGATGAAAAGATGGAGCGGATGGCGGCGCTACTGGCCGAGCAGATGGCCAAGGGGGCAGAGCTGGATTCGATGATTCGGGAGAAGCTGGGAGGCCTTGGATATGCAGTCTGA
- a CDS encoding replication-relaxation family protein, protein MSTATYRHSPTTGSTSARDAGGAVAPPALRDAFANVASPAAPRLPATPETVAVASRHREAGSTRRGRTHVDRGLTTAAAPLALKDRIQLRALEAVNRFGVIRTFDVAACCFPERPFKAALTAAQRAMRGLVKAGVLKRFRTDRQQHVYGLTRAGAKFLEDRGIPARATVHRVADMTNPEHLLWSSFIVTCCEVRGLRAQTESELLQDLARRHGSGGAPMRGLLQVPVKKGAKTLARALRPDAFAFEDDGVTWFEIDRSRRGDERAKSLEALFARVGDKLNNGQWLKRVVVLTKSERILSSDLAIAEALVKDPRELRFASSGGVALRRVQDGVYEVWGERRITHGDGRTSMALALRGHVVIQMLPLNLPKFRLDERNVASTAGWFCDNYLPYVRPASLGPWPMPTSPLL, encoded by the coding sequence ATGTCCACCGCCACCTATCGACACTCTCCCACGACAGGGAGCACCTCCGCCCGTGATGCAGGTGGTGCCGTCGCTCCGCCAGCATTGCGCGATGCTTTTGCAAACGTGGCGAGCCCGGCCGCGCCACGGTTGCCGGCTACGCCCGAAACAGTTGCGGTCGCGTCGCGACATCGGGAGGCGGGGAGCACCCGTCGGGGGCGCACCCATGTCGACCGCGGCCTCACCACGGCGGCAGCGCCCCTTGCATTGAAGGACCGCATCCAGCTTCGCGCGCTCGAAGCCGTGAACCGCTTTGGCGTTATCCGCACGTTCGACGTCGCCGCCTGCTGCTTCCCCGAGCGTCCCTTCAAAGCGGCCCTCACCGCCGCCCAACGCGCCATGCGCGGCCTAGTCAAGGCCGGTGTGCTCAAGCGCTTTCGTACCGACCGGCAGCAGCACGTGTACGGGCTGACGCGCGCGGGCGCAAAGTTCCTCGAAGACCGAGGCATCCCAGCACGGGCAACAGTTCACCGCGTCGCGGACATGACCAATCCAGAACATCTTCTTTGGAGCTCGTTCATCGTCACCTGTTGCGAGGTCCGAGGCCTGCGGGCACAGACGGAAAGTGAACTGCTGCAGGACCTGGCGAGGCGCCACGGGTCCGGCGGTGCGCCGATGCGCGGCCTGCTGCAAGTGCCCGTCAAGAAGGGAGCCAAGACGCTCGCTAGGGCGCTGCGTCCTGACGCATTCGCTTTCGAGGACGACGGTGTGACCTGGTTCGAAATCGACCGCAGCCGCCGCGGCGATGAGCGTGCCAAATCCTTGGAGGCGCTCTTCGCTCGGGTGGGAGACAAATTGAACAACGGCCAGTGGCTCAAGCGGGTGGTCGTGCTGACCAAGAGCGAGCGCATCCTCTCGAGCGACCTCGCCATAGCCGAAGCCCTTGTGAAGGACCCACGGGAACTGCGCTTTGCCTCAAGTGGCGGTGTGGCTCTCAGGCGCGTCCAGGACGGCGTGTACGAGGTCTGGGGCGAGCGCCGTATCACCCACGGCGACGGGCGCACCTCCATGGCGCTGGCGTTGCGGGGCCATGTGGTGATTCAGATGCTCCCGCTCAACCTACCCAAGTTCCGGCTCGACGAGCGCAATGTCGCCAGCACGGCGGGTTGGTTCTGCGACAACTATCTGCCGTATGTGCGGCCGGCCTCGCTCGGTCCCTGGCCGATGCCGACCTCTCCACTGCTTTGA
- a CDS encoding single-strand-binding protein/primosomal replication protein n, with the protein MQAFGNVASAPTRKESKTTGKGYYEMRVCESQRGVDNDPTWYTVRIMKDVNPGLEKGDFVKVTGKLKCDYYLSREGKPTGTLLIIAFEASKLAKPAATRQDTAPAE; encoded by the coding sequence ATGCAAGCATTTGGAAACGTTGCGTCGGCGCCGACGCGCAAGGAAAGCAAGACGACGGGCAAGGGCTACTACGAGATGCGTGTGTGCGAGAGCCAACGTGGGGTCGACAACGACCCGACCTGGTACACCGTGCGCATCATGAAAGACGTTAACCCAGGCCTCGAGAAGGGCGACTTCGTGAAGGTCACGGGCAAGCTCAAGTGCGACTACTACCTGTCGCGCGAAGGCAAACCGACGGGCACCTTGCTCATCATCGCTTTCGAAGCGTCCAAGTTGGCCAAGCCGGCCGCGACGCGTCAGGACACCGCACCTGCGGAGTAA